A single genomic interval of Arthrobacter methylotrophus harbors:
- the rpsO gene encoding 30S ribosomal protein S15 yields MALEAAVKQSIIEAYATSKGDTGSPEVQIAVLTQRIKDLTEHMKEHKHDFHTQRGLLAMVGRRKRMLGYLKKTDIARYRALIERLGLRR; encoded by the coding sequence GTGGCACTTGAAGCCGCTGTCAAGCAGTCCATCATCGAGGCATACGCAACGTCCAAGGGCGACACCGGTTCGCCGGAGGTCCAGATTGCAGTCCTCACTCAGCGGATCAAAGATCTGACTGAGCACATGAAGGAGCACAAGCACGACTTCCACACCCAGCGTGGCCTGCTGGCCATGGTGGGTCGTCGCAAGCGCATGCTGGGCTACCTCAAGAAGACTGACATTGCCCGCTACCGTGCGCTCATCGAGCGCCTCGGCCTGCGCCGCTAG
- a CDS encoding bifunctional riboflavin kinase/FAD synthetase, translated as MVHIWNDPTEVPEDFGPCVVTIGNFDGVHRGHQQVLAQLLRTAGQHGNRSVVVTFDPHPAQVHQPDSAPELIMGLQDKLDALAAAGLDAVLVMKYNLALAGMTPEEFVGTVLLDGLHAAHVVVGHDLRFGVGNSGDVGTMQALGKKLGFGVQVINEFGAEDFPVHDDGGTPRRCSSTWVREALAEGDVETAAVILGRPHRMRGEVVHGAARGRALGFPTANLDHSATGYVPADGIYAGWLVDESGTRWPAAISVGSNPTFDGVSRQVEAHVIDRPEEAVEDFNLYGQTVVVEFTARLRGMVAYRGPEALVDQMGLDVIQAHDLLLNK; from the coding sequence ATGGTGCACATTTGGAACGATCCCACCGAAGTCCCCGAGGATTTCGGTCCCTGCGTCGTCACCATCGGGAATTTTGACGGCGTCCATCGCGGACACCAGCAAGTGCTGGCGCAGCTGTTGCGCACGGCAGGGCAGCACGGTAACCGGTCCGTCGTCGTGACTTTCGATCCGCACCCCGCCCAAGTCCACCAACCCGACTCCGCGCCCGAGCTCATCATGGGGTTGCAGGACAAACTCGATGCCTTGGCCGCCGCTGGCTTGGATGCCGTCCTCGTCATGAAGTACAATCTTGCACTTGCCGGCATGACCCCCGAGGAATTCGTCGGGACCGTTCTGCTGGATGGGCTTCACGCGGCGCACGTCGTGGTGGGCCACGATCTCCGTTTCGGCGTAGGCAACTCCGGCGACGTCGGCACGATGCAGGCCCTCGGCAAGAAGCTGGGATTCGGTGTTCAGGTCATCAATGAGTTTGGTGCGGAGGATTTTCCAGTGCACGACGACGGCGGCACCCCCCGCCGCTGTTCTTCCACCTGGGTACGCGAGGCCCTCGCGGAAGGCGACGTCGAGACCGCAGCCGTCATCCTCGGACGCCCGCACCGAATGCGGGGTGAAGTGGTCCATGGGGCCGCGCGCGGACGCGCCCTTGGCTTTCCCACGGCGAACCTCGACCATAGCGCAACGGGCTATGTTCCCGCGGATGGAATTTACGCGGGCTGGCTTGTTGACGAGTCCGGAACCCGGTGGCCCGCCGCGATTTCCGTGGGCTCCAACCCCACGTTCGACGGTGTGAGCCGACAAGTGGAAGCCCACGTGATCGACCGTCCGGAAGAGGCCGTGGAGGATTTCAACCTATACGGCCAGACCGTGGTCGTGGAATTTACTGCGCGGCTCCGAGGCATGGTGGCCTACCGCGGACCCGAGGCACTTGTCGACCAGATGGGCCTGGACGTCATCCAGGCCCACGATCTCTTGTTGAATAAGTAG